In Endozoicomonas sp. GU-1, one DNA window encodes the following:
- a CDS encoding histidine phosphatase family protein, whose product MSGDYDNEYQESWHTFKSRTIEVLYQSTRQMAQNDSAVLVSSGGVISVIILQLLNCPDTEMFRINRQIHNTSITAISERNGKLSLHGFNNYSHLEVKGEKALLTRI is encoded by the coding sequence ATGTCTGGTGATTATGACAATGAATACCAGGAGTCCTGGCATACCTTTAAATCCCGGACGATAGAGGTACTTTATCAGTCGACCCGTCAGATGGCACAAAATGATTCCGCTGTGCTGGTCAGCTCAGGTGGCGTGATCTCCGTGATTATACTGCAACTGTTGAACTGCCCGGATACTGAGATGTTTCGTATTAACCGACAGATTCACAATACATCCATTACAGCTATCTCTGAGCGCAACGGTAAGCTGAGCCTGCATGGTTTCAACAATTATTCACACCTTGAAGTAAAAGGTGAAAAAGCGTTGCTCACCCGCATATAA
- a CDS encoding phosphoglycerate mutase family protein, which produces MATIYLTRHGQASFGQHDYDCLSPLGERQAVITGEWLAQTLGKSFQLSGSGTLLRQQQTLAGIHKGMSKSGYRSLCADITFPGLDELDSADLMLAANPDFTDRAQMDLAFARRLIPSRLFLTPIVRHCFAGCLVIMTMNTRSPGIPLNPGR; this is translated from the coding sequence ATGGCTACCATTTATTTAACTCGACACGGTCAGGCATCATTTGGGCAGCACGACTATGACTGTCTTTCCCCGCTGGGTGAACGTCAGGCTGTTATTACTGGCGAGTGGTTGGCACAAACACTGGGCAAGTCATTTCAATTGTCAGGCTCCGGCACCTTGCTGCGACAACAGCAGACGCTGGCTGGTATCCATAAAGGGATGTCGAAAAGCGGGTACCGTTCGTTGTGCGCGGATATCACCTTTCCCGGACTGGATGAGCTGGATTCCGCTGACTTGATGCTGGCGGCGAACCCCGATTTTACTGATCGGGCACAAATGGACCTGGCTTTTGCCCGGCGACTAATCCCAAGCAGGCTTTTTTTGACGCCTATCGTGCGGCACTGTTTCGCTGGATGTCTGGTGATTATGACAATGAATACCAGGAGTCCTGGCATACCTTTAAATCCCGGACGATAG
- a CDS encoding SDR family oxidoreductase, whose amino-acid sequence MTTNEPQKDLFNLKGKIALVTGASRGIGEAIARLLAEQGAHVIVSSRKLDSSEAVCSSIRDSGGSAEAIPCHIGDMDQITALFETIKAKHGQLDILVNNAAANPYFGHILDTDLAAFQKTVDVNIRGYFFMCAEAGKIMRKNDGGNIVNVASVNGVVPGHMQGIYSVTKAAVISMTKAFAKECAGLNIRVNALLPGLTETKFASALTGNPAILKQALTHIPMNRSAAPEEMAGTVLYLVSDASSYTTGACINVDGGYLTV is encoded by the coding sequence ATGACAACCAACGAACCCCAAAAAGATCTGTTCAACCTGAAAGGAAAAATCGCCTTGGTGACTGGTGCCAGCCGGGGCATTGGTGAAGCTATTGCCAGACTGCTGGCAGAACAGGGTGCCCATGTGATTGTTTCCAGCCGCAAGTTGGATAGCAGTGAAGCCGTTTGTAGCAGTATTCGTGACAGCGGCGGCTCTGCCGAAGCTATCCCCTGTCATATCGGTGATATGGATCAGATCACCGCCCTGTTTGAGACGATCAAGGCAAAACATGGTCAGCTGGATATTCTGGTCAATAATGCAGCAGCCAACCCTTACTTCGGTCATATTCTTGATACTGATCTGGCGGCCTTTCAAAAGACAGTAGATGTTAATATTCGTGGCTACTTCTTTATGTGCGCAGAGGCCGGAAAAATCATGCGCAAAAATGACGGTGGTAATATTGTTAATGTTGCCTCTGTCAATGGTGTTGTGCCTGGGCATATGCAGGGTATCTACTCGGTTACCAAAGCAGCGGTTATCTCCATGACCAAAGCCTTTGCCAAAGAGTGTGCCGGGCTGAATATCCGGGTAAACGCCTTATTGCCGGGTTTGACCGAAACAAAGTTTGCCTCAGCACTGACGGGCAATCCGGCAATTCTGAAACAGGCATTGACGCATATTCCCATGAATCGCAGCGCCGCACCTGAAGAAATGGCGGGAACTGTTCTTTACCTGGTGTCTGACGCTTCCAGTTACACAACGGGTGCCTGCATAAATGTGGATGGCGGGTATTTAACCGTTTAA